ATCGACAATGCCGATAAGATCTCGATAGACTATGCCCTGTTCAGGAACAACCCGGGCGTGGTGGATTCCGGCAATGGGCTGAAGTACAGCAGCCTGTTTGATGCCCAGGTTGATGCTGTCTATGCCGCCATGTCCGCGCTCAAGTACGATGATGTCAGGATTGTTGTGACGGAAACCGGGTGGCCGTCTAAAGGGGACCAAAACGAGGTCGGGGCAGGGCCCGAGAATGCAGCTGCATACAACGGGAACCTAGTGCGCCGGGTCCTGACCTCCCGCGGTACACCGCTGAGGCCAATTTCGACCTTGACGTCTTCCTGTTCGCACTCTTCAACGAGAACCAGAAACCGGGACCGACCTCGGAGCGGAACTACGGGCTGTTCTACCCCAGTGAGCAGAAAGTGTACGAGGTTCCGCTGACGCTGAAGGACCTGGCCAGTGCGCCGGCGTCCAATCAGAGCAAGAGCCAGGTGACACCGCCTCCGGCTCCCACTGAAGGGGAGGTGTCGACCTCTGCTGCTGGGCAGACATGGTGCGTGGCCAGCGAAAAGGTTGGGAAAGAGAAGCTGCAGGCGTCACTCGACTACGCCTGCGGGGAGGGAGGCGCCGACTGCAAGCCAATCCAGGAGGGCGCCACTTGCTACAATCCTGACTCACTCGAGGCCCATGCCTCGTACGCCTTCAACAGCTACTACCAGAAGCAGGCGCGTAAAGCCGGGTCGTGCTATTTCGGTGGTGCGGCTTACGTGGTCACACAGCCTCCTAGTACGTACTCTCGTATCACTTCCCTCTTTAAGTTCATCGATCTGAATAAGTATACTCATCGTTCGTATCAGTGTCGATTTTCTTAAACCATCTAGACTGAGCCTGTCAACTTGGTGTGCAAATCAAACCACTGAACATGAATACCCGGAAATGGATTTGTCGCAATTGCATTTGCATGGATTTAGGTCACCCTAGGCCTTGCCATATTTCCTAATAGTAGTTGCATTTCTTCACACAAAAGCAACAttatatttggaaaaaaattcaaaaaaatgtcGGCTTTTAAAAATCATTGGTTGGTATGAACTTGCGCAAAGGCTTATGCATGTGTTAGGAATGCAATCTTTATCACCCTCGAGGGATTAATCGATCAATTTCGCCATTAGATGCGTAATCTAAGCAAATTTAAAGTATTTGAACATGTCAAGAGGTAGGTATCTTGTTGATCGGGCAATGCCATGAGTCCCGATCGATATCGTCATATCATTAATCGAAACAACGATTTCTTATAGCTTTCCTAAGCTTTGCAAAATTTCTTGCTTCATGTTGACTTGTTGGCTCATATTTTGTTTATCTGTTGATAATTTCTGCAGAATATGGGACCTGCGTATTCCCAACGGGctactgaagaagaagaagaggatgaaAGGGGGTGGATTTGGTGAGACTTTAATTAGCCATAGACATAGGTTTAGATTTCTTGGAATTTTggattttgtccttttttattttggtgatgtatttaattttatgtatttattattatatttatgtattgGCATCATTGTTTAGGAGAACGAGCCGATTGGTCTGTAATTAAATCATGTTCCTTTCCCATATTCTattctattatattattatagcATTATCTCGaatgaatattatatatttatgatgaCATGATTACGCACGGATTAAGGTGGAAAACGACATTGAAAGAAGAATTAATTGGACCAATGTCGTCTTCACTTTGTCTGCTGCTCTCTCTGGTTGGCCACTTCTTCTCCTATGTTCTCATCTCATCCTCAAGAAGTCGTTGTCTTAGCAGCAATTTCTGAAAATGTCTCATCGTGAAAACCTAATCTCTACCGAAGTCATTAACCCTCTGAAATCATGAAAAGATCAATCATGCATGAACATGTCATGTTTAATGCGCAACATTGGACGCGCGAGTCATTAGTTTCAGgctcattatattttttcttatcgCAATATAGACTCATGTCCTAATAGGAGATAGGAGAACGGTAGATAAAATGATACGAAAAGTCTCCCACAAGTAAAAgtagaataaaaaatttattcttttaagTTATAAATGAGGCTTGTGAGCTCATAAGTAAGAGGAAAAATATAAAGTTATGAGATTCCCGCtcataaaatcaaacacataaTCGCTTAGTCGGACATCGATGACAATACCAAATCCTTTTTCTTCGAGCCCATAATATTTTGTAGTGGTAGCAACTTTCTTTGAACGTAAGAAGATTTAATTGCTGATTAactataaaaaagaaagatttaATTGCTGATAGAATGGCCAGAGAACTTTTCGAGGTGTCATGGGCCGGGCCTTATTCGTAAGTGGGCTGACCTCGTGGCTGGCGGCCCACTCCTCTCAATCTGCCGGCTGATGGAGGCCCATCTTATGGCTCCATTTTTCCATTTCATATGATGCATGCAGCAGATGCAGTATGCCCACTTCCTAATGACTGCTTTCATGTTGTGGGGTTCATATAGCTTCATAAAATATCCAATCATCAAGTTGAATTATGAAAGCAATCGACACGCGATATACTTGGacacacacatgtatatatataaatatatacatacttgaTTTAAAAAGATAAGATCCCAACTTTTGGctcttttttaaatatagccatatacattttttttgaaactaaagcatatattttcaaaatagtTTCATTTATTACCACATGTAACTTtagttaaaaataattttcttaatttaagaaaaaacagaaagtattttaaaaaatacaacatgggaaaaattgaaaagaaaaaaataaagatgatCAAATATATAgtgtattttttatatatatattggcgcatatatatatgcgtggGTAGCGTCTGCTGCATTATGTCAATGTACCAATATAATTTTCCTATaataggatatatatatatagatatttatgaAAGTATATAGagtatatttatatgttctttatttattatggTATGTTCAACGACTTCATTTTGATATGAAAGTATACAcatgtttccctttttttttcttgcatatatatgatgtatattttttgaaaagatatgATATATTTAGTATTGatgtttgattattttttctttactcTACTTTAATATCTTGACATATTTACTTTGaaaattgtatttttattggaaattgcagtatttaaataaataaaacagtTAATATCTTAATTAGCATACAAAATACTTATATAAGTACCtatcatcaaatttttaaaatcatcaacttttttatttcattcacaTTCCGACatagtaaaattttttcttcattttcactCATATAATATACCTCTGTatatttcccctttttttatgGATTATAGGCTGATTTATTATTCATGATTGTTAGAAATATTCTATTTTAGTTATAAATGTTTATTCTATATGCTGTCGGATGCAATTAGTTATTTTGTCAGAACAATTTATATGTATCTTATATAAATGATTTGTTGTAATATAGCACggataatataaataaatatcattCATAAAAATTAACCTGCTCGCGCAACGCATGAGTGTTCAATTAGTTTTAAAGGGAGAAAAAACAAATTTCTCATCATTTTgactgaaaaattaataatttcttctcaatttttttttggccattaATAATTACTCCTCATggggttttctttttcccggAAAATAATGACGACGGAAATCAATAATTGAATTTAGGAAGAGCCACGTACGACGCCGTTCTGGAATTCCGGCCATTAAGCGAAGCCTCTCCCTCCCGGTACCGTTGACGTTACTTCGCGTCGGTGCGAAGGACTCTCCTCCCAAAGACAGATAGAGACAGAGAGATCCGCCGGAAAATTACAAGAACACAACTTTCTCTCTGGTTTCCGATTCCGTTTCTTCGCCGGAGATATCTCTGAAACTCTTCCTCTGGGTTCGACCTCGAAGCGCGGGAGAGGCTTGGCGGGGCAGCTCTGTGCTTCGTCATGGAGATCGCTCCGGGTCCGAGCGGTTCCTGCTCCAAGGAGCACCAGCAAATCTACCAGGAATGGTTCAATCTCGCCGATTTAGGTACATTCCGTACGCTTGTCCATCGCCTGGACAATTTCCGTTTGTTTTCCACTGTTGAGAGGCGATCGTGTATGCCGGTTCTCGGATTGTGCAGGAAGAATTTATA
This portion of the Punica granatum isolate Tunisia-2019 unplaced genomic scaffold, ASM765513v2 Contig00336, whole genome shotgun sequence genome encodes:
- the LOC116190159 gene encoding LOW QUALITY PROTEIN: glucan endo-1,3-beta-glucosidase 12-like (The sequence of the model RefSeq protein was modified relative to this genomic sequence to represent the inferred CDS: inserted 1 base in 1 codon) encodes the protein MGLLRSSCFLLLLSILSVAESGSIGVNYGRIADNLPQPQKVVELLEQNGITRVKLYDTDATVLSALANSNISVTVALPNELLSSAAADQSFTDKWIQANILKYSPATKIEAIAVGNEVFVDPNNTTGFLVPAMKNVYASLVKYKLDSGISVSSPIALSALQSSYPTSSGAFKSNLTGPVIGPMLEFLRKTKSYLMVNAYPFFAYIDNADKISIDYALFRNNPGVVDSGNGLKYSSLFDAQVDAVYAAMSALKYDDVRIVVTETGWPSKGDQNEVGAGPENAAAYNGNLVRRVLTSRGTPLRPXFDLDVFLFALFNENQKPGPTSERNYGLFYPSEQKVYEVPLTLKDLASAPASNQSKSQVTPPPAPTEGEVSTSAAGQTWCVASEKVGKEKLQASLDYACGEGGADCKPIQEGATCYNPDSLEAHASYAFNSYYQKQARKAGSCYFGGAAYVVTQPPKYGTCVFPTGY